One Bacillus sp. FJAT-52991 genomic region harbors:
- a CDS encoding late competence development ComFB family protein, whose translation MTVKNAMEDIVKTIITEHKDNLKLTCLCDRCLDDLLALSLNHLPPMYVVDDKHRPYVAAKYMVNTQEHANILTTITRASTKIAANPHCQTQKNQ comes from the coding sequence ATGACCGTCAAGAACGCCATGGAAGATATCGTGAAAACCATCATTACAGAGCATAAAGACAACTTAAAACTAACCTGCCTGTGCGACCGTTGCCTAGACGATTTATTGGCCCTTTCACTCAACCATCTTCCACCTATGTATGTGGTTGACGATAAACATAGACCGTATGTAGCAGCAAAATACATGGTGAACACACAAGAACATGCCAATATTTTAACAACGATTACCCGAGCAAGCACTAAAATAGCAGCCAACCCCCACTGCCAAACCCAAAAAAACCAGTGA